A part of Pararge aegeria chromosome W, ilParAegt1.1, whole genome shotgun sequence genomic DNA contains:
- the LOC120635946 gene encoding glutathione S-transferase theta-1-like, whose product MVLKLYLDLMSQPSRALYILFKSAKCDFEKKLVDLRKGEHFTDEFTAINRLQKVPVIEHDGFILTESVAIIKYLSRENLIPDVLYPKESKLQARIDEFLEWQHLGLRQHCAMFFRVKILDPTFTGKAPDVKTLLGYEKRMISALETFEKHWLQNGTQFVAGDTITVADLLAACELEQPRAAGYEPADNFKGISTWWKKVPEHFNPYYDEAHVVINKVTEKNKLAAKL is encoded by the exons atggttttaaaGTTGTATTTAGATTTGATGTCCCAGCCATCAAGagcattatacattttattcaaaAGTGCGAAGTGCGATTTTGAAAAAAAGTTAGTTGACTTGAGAAAAG GTGAACATTTTACTGATGAGTTTACGGCAATAAATAGACTTCAAAAAGTTCCAGTTATTGAACATGATGGATTTATTTTGACTGAAAG tgttgCAATAATCAAATATCTGTCCCGCGAGAATCTTATACCAGATGTCTTGTACCCCAAGGAAAGCAAGTTGCAGGCAAGGATTGATGAGTTTTTGGAATGGCAACACCTTGGATTAAGACAACATTGCGCAATGTTCTTCAGAGTCAAG ATTCTGGACCCAACTTTTACGGGTAAAGCGCCAGATGTTAAAACTCTGTTGGGCTATGAAAAGAGGATGATATCCGCCTTGGAAACGTTTGAAAAGCATTGGCTTCAAAATGGTACCCAGTTTGTTGCCGGTGACACCATCACTGTGGCAGACTTGCTGGCGGCATGCGAGTTGGAGCAACCAA GAGCTGCAGGCTACGAACCTGCTGATAACTTTAAGGGTATATCAACATGGTGGAAGAAGGTTCCAGAACATTTCAACCCTTACTACGACGAGGCACACGTGGTTATTAACAAAGTTACCGAAAAAAATAAGCTAGCTGCAAAGCtgtga